A segment of the Panacibacter ginsenosidivorans genome:
TGTTTGGTAAGGAAGATACTGGTAACGGAGGCCAATAAATCTTTTTTGAAAATCAGGTAATAATCCGAGATAGAAATTACCAACCCCGCATCCGCAAAAAGGGCAGGCGAAAGATGACAATGTTATTGATAATACAAGTATAGTTAAGGTTATCTTTTTCATTTAGCATTTTTGAATAACAAATAATTGATCAATGAAAACTTTTCAGTTAATAAAAAAGTTAAGCTTTAATGTGCGTTGAATGTTTTTTGCTGAACATTGATATAAGCGTTGCAGTGTGCGACGCAACAGGCATTCAATAGCTGCAATGCAGCCGGGTTCATAAATATGCCACCAAAGCTTTAAGAGGTAATTATGCTACAGATGGAGGATGAAAAAAGGTTCTGATGCATTGCTGCATAGCAAACTGAAAGGGATTGTATTGAAAGATTGAAACTACGGAAGGTAAAGAGGCTTCGGTAGTTAAATCATTATAGCAAAATAGTTGTAATTCGTTTTTTTCTTTTGAAGCGTTATTAAAAGGCTTGCTGCTGTTGGTTTCTTTCTCTAATTTTTTTACCATCTGGCATTGCCCGTTGCAATGCATTTGCGGCTTGTCTTTGTTCTCGCATTTGGCGGCAAATGAAGTTGTGTTAGTGTAATAGTCTGCAACAACAATAGCATTGCTGAATGTCTGCGCCATAAAGGTCAGCAGCAAAAAAGCAGCTACAAATTGTTTTAACATGCGGCAAAGATACTGTGATTACCAAAAGTAAAAATGATTTAAATCATATGGGTGAATTAATTTAGTGTTGTAAACAAGTGCTTATTATTCTTTATGTAAAAAGCACACTTATCAAAAGATAGATTGCTGAAATGATAAATAGTATTATCATCAGTGGCAGCATAAATTTTATCCACGTTTTATAACTTACGTTTACCATGGCCAGTGAAGGTAACGCCAGGCCTGTGGGTGTAATGATATTCATGATGCCCATGCCAAACAGATAAGCATTTACAATATGCTGGTTACCCATGCCAATCATAATACCAAGCGGCGCAATAATGGGCATGGTTAATACCGCCATTCCGGAAGAAGATGAGATAAAAATACTCAACACAAGAAAGAGTACAAGAATACTGATGATAAATAAACCAGGCGACATGCCTTCTACAAGGTGTGATGCCTGGTATAATATTGAATCGCTGATATGGCCATCATTCAATATGATCGTCACACCTCTTGCAAGCCCTACAATGAATGCTACTGATAACAAACTTTCTGCGCCTTTAATAATTTTTTCTACAAATATTTTTTCGTTCATCCGTATGATAATTGCCAGCATGATCGATGATGCAAAAAAAAGCGCAGACATTTCCAGCAGCCACCAACCCAATACTACTACACCATACACCAGCATTACAAAAGTTGCGGCAAAGAGTATCAGCACAAGTATATCGCGTTTGCTCATAGTTATATTTACGGATGTATCAATTGCTGCAAATCTTGGCGTTATTGGACCATCGTATTTTAAAACCATTGATGCAGACGGATCTCTCTTTATCTTTTTTCCATAACGAAGTAAATATGTTATAGTAATGCCCACGCAGATAATAAACATAATTATGCGACCGGAAGTGCCAACAGTCCAATTAATGCCTGCTGCATTTGATGCAATGATAACAGAAAACGGACAGGTTACTGCTACCATGGTGCCAATGTTCGATCCCAGAAAGATCACTGATACGGGCATCAGCAAATCATAGCCTGCAGCAAGAAATATGGGAACGAGTAATGGATAAAAAGCAAGTGTTTCTTCGGCCATACCAAAACTGCTGCCGCCCAATGCAAATAAAAAGGTAAAGATGATGATAAGGCTGGTTTCTTTTCCTTTCATTTTTATGGCTAGCCTGCTGATCCCTTTTTCCAAAGCGCCTGACTCATAAAAAATGGAAATAAAGCCGCCGATGATGAGGATAAACAATATAATGTCTACCGTATCATACATGCCTTTAAACGGAGCTTGTAAAACACTTAGCAAACCTTGCCCGTTCCTGGGTTCACTATGATAAGATCCCGGAACAGCTACAGGTTTTCTTATATCGCCATGTTGAAATTTTTCAAGTGTAATATTGATATGGATACTGTCAAGCGTATGTTGTGTAGCAGGTAAACTAATATTGCCGTTATTCGAAACCAGTGTAAAATGATCTTGTTCAAAAGATAACCTGTTATAAGAGCCGGGAGGTACAAACCATGTGGCAATTGCTGCCAGGATTATAACAATCATTATTACAGTAAGAGGTGCGGGGAAGCTACGCTTTGGGGCCATGCAAAAGATTTATGC
Coding sequences within it:
- a CDS encoding YfcC family protein, translating into MAPKRSFPAPLTVIMIVIILAAIATWFVPPGSYNRLSFEQDHFTLVSNNGNISLPATQHTLDSIHINITLEKFQHGDIRKPVAVPGSYHSEPRNGQGLLSVLQAPFKGMYDTVDIILFILIIGGFISIFYESGALEKGISRLAIKMKGKETSLIIIFTFLFALGGSSFGMAEETLAFYPLLVPIFLAAGYDLLMPVSVIFLGSNIGTMVAVTCPFSVIIASNAAGINWTVGTSGRIIMFIICVGITITYLLRYGKKIKRDPSASMVLKYDGPITPRFAAIDTSVNITMSKRDILVLILFAATFVMLVYGVVVLGWWLLEMSALFFASSIMLAIIIRMNEKIFVEKIIKGAESLLSVAFIVGLARGVTIILNDGHISDSILYQASHLVEGMSPGLFIISILVLFLVLSIFISSSSGMAVLTMPIIAPLGIMIGMGNQHIVNAYLFGMGIMNIITPTGLALPSLAMVNVSYKTWIKFMLPLMIILFIISAIYLLISVLFT